The proteins below come from a single Microbacterium sp. SLBN-154 genomic window:
- a CDS encoding FAD-dependent oxidoreductase, whose amino-acid sequence MTKLRLAIVGAGPAGIYAADILLKAERRFDVSIDLFEQLPAPYGLVRYGVAPDHPRIKGIITALREVLDRGDIRIFGNVRFGEDITLDDLKQHYNAVIFATGAVRDTDLRIPGIDAEGSYGAADFVSWFDGHPDVPRTWPLDAESVAVIGNGNVALDVSRMLAKHAEDLLPTEIPDNVYEGLKASPVTDVHVFGRRGPAQVKFTPLELRELGELRDVDMVVYDEDFDYDEASKDAIASNKQVMVIDRVLQAWRKRPSVNNAGGEASRRLHLHFWAKPVEVKTDDNGRVSAFVYERTRPDGEGGVVGTGEIREVAVQAIYRAVGYFGSPLPGVPFDKRHGVIPNHEGQVLRKDSNERVPGVYATGWIKRGPVGLIGHTKSDAMETVRHIINDQGSWWQPTDPSEEAIPALLESRGVAWTDLDGWHRLDEHEVALGAPHGRARIKVVPRDEMIAVSRGE is encoded by the coding sequence ATGACCAAGCTCAGGCTTGCCATCGTCGGTGCAGGACCCGCCGGCATCTATGCCGCCGACATCCTGCTGAAGGCGGAGCGTCGCTTCGACGTCTCCATCGACCTGTTCGAGCAGCTGCCCGCCCCCTACGGACTGGTGCGCTACGGGGTGGCCCCCGACCACCCGCGCATCAAGGGCATCATCACGGCGCTGCGCGAAGTGCTCGACCGCGGTGACATCCGCATCTTCGGCAACGTCCGCTTCGGTGAGGACATCACGCTCGACGACCTCAAGCAGCACTACAACGCGGTGATCTTCGCCACCGGCGCGGTGCGCGACACCGACCTGCGCATCCCCGGGATCGACGCCGAGGGCTCCTACGGCGCGGCCGACTTCGTCAGCTGGTTCGACGGCCACCCCGACGTGCCGCGCACCTGGCCGCTGGATGCGGAGTCGGTGGCCGTCATCGGGAACGGCAACGTCGCGCTCGACGTCTCGAGGATGCTCGCCAAGCATGCCGAGGACCTGCTCCCCACCGAGATCCCCGACAACGTCTACGAGGGCCTGAAGGCTTCGCCGGTGACCGACGTGCACGTGTTCGGCCGCCGTGGCCCCGCGCAGGTGAAGTTCACCCCGCTGGAGCTTCGCGAGCTCGGCGAGCTGCGCGATGTCGACATGGTCGTCTACGACGAGGATTTCGATTACGACGAGGCCTCGAAGGACGCCATCGCGAGCAACAAGCAGGTGATGGTCATCGACCGCGTGCTGCAGGCGTGGCGCAAGCGCCCGAGCGTCAACAACGCCGGGGGTGAGGCCTCGCGTCGCCTGCATCTGCACTTCTGGGCGAAGCCCGTCGAGGTCAAGACCGACGACAACGGCCGGGTGTCGGCGTTCGTGTACGAGCGCACCCGCCCCGACGGCGAGGGCGGTGTCGTGGGCACCGGCGAGATCCGCGAGGTCGCCGTGCAGGCGATCTACCGTGCGGTCGGCTACTTCGGGTCGCCGCTGCCGGGAGTGCCGTTCGACAAGCGCCACGGGGTCATCCCCAACCACGAGGGCCAGGTGCTGCGCAAGGACTCGAATGAGCGGGTCCCCGGCGTGTACGCGACCGGATGGATCAAGCGCGGGCCGGTGGGCCTGATCGGCCACACCAAGTCCGACGCGATGGAGACCGTGCGTCACATCATCAACGACCAGGGTTCGTGGTGGCAACCGACCGATCCGTCGGAGGAGGCCATCCCCGCGCTGCTGGAATCGCGCGGAGTCGCGTGGACCGACCTCGACGGCTGGCACCGCCTCGACGAGCACGAGGTGGCTCTCGGCGCGCCGCACGGCCGCGCGCGCATCAAGGTCGTGCCCCGTGACGAGATGATCGCGGTCTCGCGCGGGGAGTAG
- a CDS encoding polyprenyl synthetase family protein yields the protein MTPSAPGSPITGQLSLTERVFAGPGARRLLAAVEDGLARVDEHLRSELRVTDALANATSRYLYNAGGKRVRPTLALLTSQLGDGVTDEVVEAASALEMTHLGSLYHDDVMDVADKRRGVPAAHAVWGNNVAILTGDLLFSRASQIMARLGERAIRIQADTFERLVLGQMHETVGATEDDDPVEFYLQVLSDKTGSLIAAAAQAGVIFSDADPAFEAPMVVFGEKAGVAFQLLDDVIDLSPDPGETGKVPGTDLRAGVPTMPFLLLGQRRDADAVRLRETIDEGVERIAEGADPAILDSPLAELREHETTEATRELAHRYSLEAIDALEPLPEGPVRDALTRFARAVADRAS from the coding sequence GTGACTCCTTCCGCTCCCGGCTCGCCGATCACCGGTCAGCTGAGCCTGACCGAGCGGGTCTTCGCCGGGCCCGGGGCCCGTCGCCTTCTCGCGGCGGTCGAGGACGGGCTCGCGCGCGTCGACGAACACCTGCGCAGCGAACTGCGCGTGACCGACGCGCTCGCCAACGCCACCAGCCGCTATCTGTACAACGCCGGCGGGAAGCGCGTGCGCCCCACTCTCGCGCTCCTGACCTCCCAGCTGGGTGACGGGGTCACGGACGAAGTCGTCGAAGCGGCCTCGGCGCTGGAGATGACCCACCTCGGCTCGCTGTACCACGACGACGTGATGGATGTCGCGGACAAGCGTCGCGGGGTGCCCGCCGCGCACGCGGTGTGGGGCAACAACGTCGCGATCCTCACCGGCGACCTGCTCTTCTCCCGCGCCAGCCAGATCATGGCGCGGTTGGGGGAGCGCGCCATCCGGATCCAGGCCGACACCTTCGAGCGTCTCGTGCTCGGACAGATGCACGAGACCGTCGGCGCCACCGAGGACGATGACCCGGTTGAGTTCTACCTGCAGGTGCTCTCGGACAAGACCGGCTCGCTGATCGCCGCGGCCGCGCAGGCCGGCGTGATCTTCTCCGACGCCGACCCCGCCTTCGAGGCGCCCATGGTGGTGTTCGGAGAGAAGGCCGGTGTCGCCTTCCAGCTGCTCGACGATGTGATCGACCTCTCGCCCGACCCCGGTGAGACCGGCAAGGTGCCCGGCACCGACCTGCGTGCGGGCGTCCCCACGATGCCGTTCCTGCTGCTCGGTCAGCGGCGAGACGCCGATGCGGTGCGACTGCGCGAGACGATCGACGAAGGCGTGGAGCGGATCGCCGAGGGCGCCGACCCCGCGATCCTCGACAGCCCCCTCGCCGAACTCCGCGAGCACGAGACGACCGAGGCCACGCGGGAGCTCGCGCACCGGTACTCTCTTGAAGCGATCGATGCGCTGGAGCCGCTGCCCGAAGGGCCGGTGCGCGATGCGCTGACGCGCTTCGCGCGGGCGGTCGCCGATCGCGCGAGCTGA